The Xenopus tropicalis strain Nigerian chromosome 7, UCB_Xtro_10.0, whole genome shotgun sequence genome includes a region encoding these proteins:
- the nsmce4a gene encoding non-structural maintenance of chromosomes element 4 homolog A, which produces MSSRRSAATSEPEDPDGNMNAGDYASTDGDDLSRRQIRQQYWDLIRNVQQNREEMLSSRTDKLTEALEEANKIFAGVSRAREAALDAQLLVLASSLGKEKASQLHTDMTVFDPTSFAEDLLSFMGLNRMESPGNNSENDSDDEGYARGYLPADAWQKLGSEAEKHFKRTPTFHYMLGSFKTEPVVRQRIERQKRCNKPEEKSVMPAQLKKMEESHQEATEKEVERILGFLQTYFRDDPETPISFFDFVIDPNSFARTVENIFHVSFIIRDGFARIKLDHDKLPVIEPIAQENESNIDKDNQPRYQGVISLSHQDWKEIVETFEITEPMIPPPV; this is translated from the exons ATGTCCAGCCGGAGATCGGCCGCTACCTCCGAGCCAGAGGATCCCGATGGGAATATGAACGCAGGCGATTATGCGTCCACCGACGGGGACGATCTAAGTCGCAGGCAGATAAGGCAGCAGTACTGGGACCTTATACGGAACGTACAGC AGAACCGGGAGGAAATGCTGAGTTCTCGGACTGATAAACTGACAGAAGCGCTGGAGGAGGCCAATAAAATCTTTGCAGGAG TGTCCCGTGCCAGAGAAGCAGCGCTTGATGCCCAGTTACTGGTTCTGGCTTCTAGCCTTGGGAAGGAGAAAGCCAGTCAGCTTCATACCGATATGACTGTGTTTGACCCAACGTCATTTGCAGAGGATCTG CTCTCATTCATGGGCTTAAATCGCATGGAATCTCCAGGAAACAATTCTGAAAATGACAGCGATGACGAGGGTTATGCCAGGGGGTACCTGCCCGCTGATGCTTGGCAGAAACTTGGGTCAGAAGCAGAAAAACACTTCAAGAGAACACCGACCTTTCATTATAT GTTGGGTTCATTTAAGACTGAACCAGTTGTCCGACAACGTATTGAACGGCAGAAAAGGTGTAATAAACCTGAGGAGAAGAGCGTTATgccagcacag CTGAAGAAAATGGAGGAATCCCACCAAGAAGCCACAGAGAAAGAGGTGGAACGGATTCTGGGTTTCTTACAGACATACTTCAGAGATGACC CGGAAACACCTATTTCTTTCTTTGATTTTGTCATTGATCCAAACTCATTTGCAAGAACAGTAGAGAACATCTTCCACGTCTCCTTTATTATAAGG GATGGCTTTGCCAGGATAAAGCTCGACCATGACAAACTGCCAGTTATAG AACCCATAGCGCAGGAAAACGAAAGTAATATCGACAAGGATAACCAGCCGAGGTATCAGGGAGTCATATCCCTCAGCCACCAAGACTGGAAG GAAATTGTAGAGACGTTTGAAATAACTGAACCGATGATCCCTCCGCCAGTTTAA